In the Deltaproteobacteria bacterium genome, one interval contains:
- a CDS encoding 4-phosphopantoate--beta-alanine ligase encodes LEYAELRDPETLGEVAEVGGPALLAVAVWVGGVRLIDNRLLVPEGDIP; translated from the coding sequence GGCTCGAGTATGCCGAGCTGAGAGATCCCGAGACGCTCGGGGAGGTGGCGGAGGTGGGGGGGCCGGCGCTGCTGGCCGTGGCGGTGTGGGTGGGCGGTGTCAGGCTGATCGACAACCGGCTGCTCGTGCCGGAAGGAGACATCCCATGA